A stretch of DNA from Cucurbita pepo subsp. pepo cultivar mu-cu-16 unplaced genomic scaffold, ASM280686v2 Cp4.1_scaffold002131, whole genome shotgun sequence:
CCAGCCACATGAgagtcaaaacaaacaaatgtcACAATGTAACCAAAGAGGACagtgcatcatctaacaaCCACAGAGATGTATATTAAAGTCAATCGGGCCATAAGTAAGATAGAGGCAACGATGTCAACACGAGAGACAAAAATAGGATTGATAAAAAAGTCAAGCAAGACCTCGAATCCCAActtcaaaagtcaaaattcCAGAAAGAGTTTGAACATACAGAGGTACGATTGGAGTATTATTATTGGCTCGAGTCGACAGTTTCACATTATTGAACACATAAGACgagattttgaaaagtttttaGACAAAACGTCTCGGGATCGTTATATTGACCTCTTTTCGACCATAACTTGCAACCCATTCTCCATCCTCAAAGTCAATGAGTGATAATGCTTTGGAGTCTCCTTCTTCATGATTATGACCTCAAACCTCTCCATCACAGCTGCAACTATGGCCTTCATCTGAACATAAGCCATGTCTTTCCCCACGCACGTCCTCGGCCCTGCATGGAATATAGGGAACCTAAAAGGGCTCTCACCCCTACAAACCCCATTTTCCAGCCACCTTTCCGGCCAAAACTCCTCACAATTCTTCCCCCAAATGCTCTCCATTCTCCCCATTGCATATGCATGGTACATCACAAACCAATTCTTCCCGACAACCGTCCCGTCCGGTAGGACATCGTCGCCTCGACAAGCTTTTGGGTCCACCGGCACCGGTGGGTATAACCGGAGTGTCTCCGACAATGTTGCTTGGAGATAATGCATGTCCCGGAGTTCGTCGATGTGGAAGGTTTCTCCGATTTGGTTACTAGTTTTAGACCTGATGGTTTTGAGTTCTTTAAGGATCTTTTGTTTGATGTCTGGTCGGGTGGATATGATCCAAAAGAACCATGTTAGAGCTGAAGAAGTGGTGTCTCGACCGGCGAGGATGAAGCTTATGGCTATGTCTCGGAGGAATTTTGGGGAATTTTGTTTGTCGGCCATGAACCGAGATAATAAATCTTTGTCATCCTTGTTTTCGGTCgttttctcttccattcttGAGCGTATGATGTTGTCtacaaatttatgaactatCGATATGGATTTCTTCAGGGTTCTCTCTGATcccaaattgaaaaatttctTGATCTTGTACCATTTAGGAATTGCATACCTAAATCTGttcaaattaagaacaaaatgttacgactctccacaatggtatgatattgtccactttgaataaGCTCTAATGACTCTGCCTTCGGTTTCCCCAAACAGACTCATAACAATGTAGATATATTCTTT
This window harbors:
- the LOC111786610 gene encoding cytochrome P450 94A1-like, with the translated sequence MEVCVGTILFITFFSVFFYLRKSRSHEGFRLYPVVGVLPLFLLNRHRFLDWTTEVLRNSRNNTAVFRRPGGITGVMTGNPDVVEHILKTQFENYSKGERLVSLMEDFLGSGIFNSDGEIWRIQRKMASYEFSTKSLRNFVTENVVIEIQTKLIPLLEKASETEQILDFQDVFERFAFDNVCKLSFNFDPGCLGGDATSATEFMLAFETAATLISGRFRYAIPKWYKIKKFFNLGSERTLKKSISIVHKFVDNIIRSRMEEKTTENKDDKDLLSRFMADKQNSPKFLRDIAISFILAGRDTTSSALTWFFWIISTRPDIKQKILKELKTIRSKTSNQIGETFHIDELRDMHYLQATLSETLRLYPPVPVDPKACRGDDVLPDGTVVGKNWFVMYHAYAMGRMESIWGKNCEEFWPERWLENGVCRGESPFRFPIFHAGPRTCVGKDMAYVQMKAIVAAVMERFEVIIMKKETPKHYHSLTLRMENGLQVMVEKRSI